The sequence GCAAGGATCACCACGCCCGGATAGGTTCGAGACATTGTCTCCTGAAACGTCTTGACCTCCTGGGCCTGCCATTTTGGATTCCCATGGGACGCATACACCAGCGCGGCTCCGTTGCTCTTGGCCTCCAGCACGTCCCCGGACAAGGCCCCTGCCGTTTCGGCAACTGAAACGGCATCCCCGGACCGGGACCGGCCGAGGGCCGTGTCGCCCAACACGATCATGGCGAAAGGCGGCTTGTTTCCGCCAGTTTTTACCAGAGAGTTTAGAGCAGCCGACAAGGCGCGCAAATCTTCATATTCGGCGCCGGCGCTCACGTGCAAAGGCTGGATCAGTATGTTGCGGTAGCCTTCGTCCCCGAGTTGGGCCATGGCCGTCAACACTCCAGGAGCCTTGAGGGACATAATGGCGTGGCGGCTGGTGAGACCGACTCGCACCGGAATGCCCGGCAAAGAAGCCTCGACCCGGGACTTCACTTTGTCCACTCCGGCCATGCCCTCAGGCTTGGTGGAGCCGAACACCGCCAAAACCACGGCCCACTGTTGCTTTGACTTTGCGGGCTCCTGGGCCAGCGCCACCGATTGAAGGGCGAACAAAAGAAGTAAGATGGAAAGAGCCAGACGTTTCATCACATCCTCCTCGGGAGTGGACGGTTACAGCCATCCGAGGAAGCGGGATGAGCCCAATACAAGCGCCCAGGAGCATGGAAGAAAGAAGAACCTGGAATGCGTTTGCGCGTGGGCATGTGGCCGCCGTCTCTCGCAAGGCCGACACGGAACTGGCCTGGGCAGGTCTTCTGGCTCACGGATCAACCTACTCCCCGCGCCTTCCCGCCTTGCGGCAGTGGTCTATGCGGCTTTCGTCCCCGTTTACAGCGGCGGGACCGCTCCGGAATTACACCGGATTCCCTTTTGTGCCCCAACGCGGGGCACCCAGGCGCTCAAAAGCTAGGGCAAAACTTGAGGCATGTCAAAACCAGGCCCGGCTTTTCCATGCCTCGTCCGGGCTTGATGGCATGAGGAACAACTCTTTTTGACCCTTCGCCACAAGGAACAAAAGGGCAATCCGCTTACTCGTCGAGCCCGAGCAAGTGTCTAAGGAGGGGGCGGCATGTCTTCCAGTCGGGTTCATACCGCACAGCGTCAATTTGTATGACAGGCTGTATTCCTCCGAGGCTGTTCAGCCAATAAACATGTTTGAACTCCTGGATGCTCCCCAAGTTCACTTCCACCTCATCAATCGGCAGGAGCCCTCTGGCGGCTTCGAGGGTCAAACTCGGGAGCCGGAAAGGAGTGCGGCTGACATAAAACCCATGTTCGTCCGAAAAGAGCAGTGCGGCGCTGGCAGCCTCCAGGACGAGGCCGCCCTTCCCCAAGAGCACCGCATCGTCCATTCCTTCCCGCTGGGCGTGTTCCCAGGCCAGCCTCTGGTGCAGATTGGCCATGGTCTTGTGGCCGCACAGATACGATTCGTGAACATTCGGGTAAACTGAAAGCTTGCGAACGCCATCGAGGTCGATGGCATGCGCCATGACCGTGACACAGAGACTGGCTTTCGCACCAGGCAGGTCCTGAAAGCCGAAAAGGTTGACCCGTGCTGTCTCGCCGGCCAGCCCGTTGGCCAAGGCCACATCGAGAACCACTCGCCGCAGCTGCGAACCACCAGGGATGTCGTGCGGAATACCCAAGGCGTCTAGGCTTGAAACCAACCGTTCAACATGGCGTTCGAAACGCGGCAACTGATGCACATGGTGCAGGACAGTCTCGAAGACACCCATCCCGCAACGGAAAGCCGGCCCCACAAGATGGAGGGGGGCGGCATCCTCGACCAGATGCCCGTCCAACCACGCGATCATTGCCGTTTCCTCCTGCCCAGAGCCAGAAATTTTGCGGCTTTCGCCAGGGTTTCCTCATACTCTGTGTATGGGTCTGAGTCCACAACGATGCCGCTTCCGGCATGAAAGCTGAAGATCGATCGGTTCTCATCGACCACGGCTGTCCTGATGGCAACCGAGCTGTCCAGGTCGCCGGGGCCGTGGACGGCCACCAAGCAGCCACAGTAGGCCTCGCGGTGGTGCGGTTCCAACCCCGCGATGATCTCGACTGCCCGCTTTTTGGGGCATCCGGTTACTGAGCCTGGAGGAAGCGCGTCCCACAGAAGGTCCAATGCCGTTGATCCAGGCCTGAGTCTGCCCGTAACATTGGAATACATCTGCAAGAGCCCATCCACCTCGAAAACGGACTTGTGTCCCTCAACACCGACGGATCCGTACTCGCAATGGGGGCTCACATCGTTCCGGATAAGATCCACAATCATAGACAGTTCGGCATCCTCCTTGTTTGAGGCGCGCAGCGCGCGGACTTCCGCCAGCAGGGGTGTTCGGGCAAGCCGGGTGCCTTTAATGGGCTGACTGAGAACTCGTCCCTGGCAAACCTTGATAAACCTCTCCGGCGACGTTGAGAGAATTGTGAACGGGCTGTCGTAATACAAAGCGTAAAATGTTGCTGGATGTACCTCCATCAGCTGGGTGAAGAGGCTCATGGATTCGAGACCCGCCGGCCTTTCGGTTTCAAAGCGAATGGAAAGGTTCAGTTGATAGACGTTGCCCGCGAGAATATGCTCCACTGCGCTACGCACTCTCTGTTCAAAGGCTTCGCGGTCCAGCGATGCCCGCACGGGGGAAACGAGCTCAGGAATCTCCGCGTGGAAACACCGCTTCCCCCGCAGGAGCCGCTCTGCGTGAAGGGCCAGGGTGGCGTTCTGCGCGAAAATGTGCACCGTTCGGGCGCCGGAGCCAGGCGAAAGAACGACCCCGTATTTCCTGAATACTCCAGCGGGAAAATCCGGCTCAGGCAGAGAGAGCCCGAGCCCGCTGAACCCGGCATGATAGCTCAGAAAGCCCAAAGCCGGACCGGGGGTTGAGAAACAATACTCCTTGAGCCCCTCCCTGCCTCCATCCTGACCACACCTCCATTCCGACACTGGCCAAAGCCCCACCATACCGCTCACGGAAGAACCCGGCATTGGCGGAGTAAGAAACACGTCCGGTTTTTGCGGGGCCAGGACGCTCAGCCAGGAAAGCCCGTCAACCGGACAGGAGCATCTGTAGGGCGTCACGTATGATCCCCTCCCCCTGCGGCGTCAGAAAAGATTCCGGGTGGAACTGAAGGCCTAATACAGGAAGCCTCTTATGTTTGGCGGCCATGGGAATGCCCTGAAATTCAGCCAGAACGTCCAGGTCTGCAGCCACCTGGCTCAAGTAGAGTGAATGGTACCGGGCTGCCTCAATCTCCTTTCCGAAGAGGGTAAATCGGCTGATACGGCCATGGATGCAGCCCTGAAGACGATCCACAGCCCCTCCGAAGTGGACATTTATTATCTGGAGTCCGAGACAGATGCCGAGCACCGGTCGTCCGGGTCCGAAAAGCCCCTTGTAGCCCGGATAGTCGTCCGGATGGCCTGGCCCAGGCGAAAGTACCGTTACATCGTACCCATGGACCATCTCCGGAAAAAACGTAGCGTAGGGAACAATGACGGGAACAGACCCGGACGCAGCCACAATCAGATGTTCCAGGTTGCGGGTGAAGCTGTCTTTGTTGTCGACCATCAGTATGCGCATGCAGGCTCTGGGTAGTGAAGGGGACCATAGCGGTCAAGTATGTTGACCGCACAGCATGCCCGGAGTATCGGGCTCGTCTTGGAGAAAACGCAACGTGCCGACACCTGAAAACATCGACCTCTTCGCGCAGCTGTGCGTGGCCATTCTGCTTGAGGCCTCGCCGTTTCTGCTCCTGGGCGCCCTGGCGTCCGGATTCTTCGAAGTCTTCGTGCCCCGGGAAAGCCTGGAACGGTTGATGCCAAAATCTCCTCTAGCCGGAGTGTTGGCGGGAGTATTCCTCGGCATGGTGATGCCTTGCTGCGAATGCGGCATTGTGCCGCTCATCAGACGCCTTCTGGCCAAAGGCGTCCCCCCGGCCACGGCCATGACCTTCATGCTGGCCGGACCTGTTATCAACCCGGTGGTGCTCGCCTCCACGTTCGTGGCCTTTCAGGGTGACCACAAGATCGTTGTCCTGCGCTGCGCCCTGGTTGGGCTTGTGGCCATTGTGATCGGCTACACACTGCGCAACAGACGCCCGGAAGACATGCTGCTTGCCAGGTCCGGTTCGGATCATTGCGCCTGCGGATGCACCGGGGAGCCTGACCTGTTCGGATCCCTTTCGGACGCGGTGCCCTTGGCCCAGGCGAACACTCCATCCCTGACCAAACGCTTTGACCATGCGCTGCGCCACGCCCAGGCGGATTTTCTGGACATGTTCAAGATTCTCGTGTTCGGCGCGATCATTGCCGCAGCCTTCAAAACACTGGCCCCAGCAGGACTCATCACTCTTTTGGAAAAGGACCTGCTCCTTGCCGTGACAGGCATGATGGCCCTGGCCGTAACACTTTCCTTGTGCTCCCAGGCGGACGCGTTCGTGGCCGCTTCTTTCACTGGCTTCCCCATGGCCGCCAGCCTGGCCTTTCTTTCCCTTGGGCCAATTCTTGACTTCAAACTGGTGCTCATGTGGCAGAGCGCGTTCAAAAAGGACGTGGTTCGCCTTCTTATTGTGGTGCCGGCCGCAATGGTCTTTGCAGCGTGCCTTCTTCTTGGCTCGTATGGGAGGATCGGTTCATGAACACACGCCGCACACTCCCTGGACTCGTCGAGGCATCATGTCTTTTGGGCTTGGCCTGTTTCCTGGCCTATTTGATCATTGGCGGGAACTACTGGATGTATTTAAACCCCAAGTTCAAGAGCCTCTCCTGGGCAGCGGCGGCTGTACTGGCTGCCCTGGGAGTATACTCGCTGCTGCGGCCTCCCATCGGGGCCACATGGTTCAGGGCCGCGATTTACGTGTTCGTTCTCGCCCTCTGTGGCATGAGCGAAGTAGGGCTAAAAAGATGGGCTTCGGCGTCTGGGATCGATTCCGCAGCTGCCTTGCAGGAAGCCCCGCAACTGCCCTCCCGGGTCACTCAGGGCGGAGTAGAGTACGTGCGGATAAACCTTGGGGAACTTTACGATATCGCTGCCAATGCCAAACCTGATAAATTGGGATTGAACTACGCTGTCAGGGGATTCGTTCGCCGCTCTCCCGAGATGGACGCCAAGGGAGAATTCGTTCTCTACAGGGTGGCCCTCTACTGCTGCTATGCGGATTCGACCGCCGTGGGCTTCAGGGTTCTAACCCCGCAGGGCATTCCCTTGCCGGAGAATGGAACATGGTTGGTGGCCTACGCAGGCCTTGCCTCAGTCAAGGAAACTAAAGAAACACCCCAGGCCTCGATGGAAGGATCGGCGTTCTCGTCCGTGCAGCCTGACTACCGGCTCGATGCCCGCCGGCTCGAACCCGAGAAGGCCCCGGGCATGGGCATGATGTACGAATGGCGGTCTGAGGAGCCCTACGCGTACTAACCTTGGGACTTCTGCTGGCTTAAAAACCCAGGGTTTCCAGTCTGCCCATCGCTCATATATCTCCGCACTTATCCCAGCTCGGCCAGCAGGGTTTCTATCTTCTCCCTTCGCGTGAGTGTCTGGAGCCAGGCGGACGGCAGAGATTCGATCCCCTTCCAAGCACACAGCACCATGCCTACCAGTAAGTTCCGGGCAGCAGAATCACCTCCGGCCATGGCCGAATCGACCAGGGCTTCGCCCGGATGGTCCTGGTGCCTGGCTATAAGCTGCACCGTGGATTGGAAGGCCCCGTCTATATGGCAGCTCTGCCCGAAACGGGCCACGGCCTGAATGGAATCCTCGCCAGAAGCGTCGACTCCGTCCTTAAACCAACCATGCAGAGGCGAACCCGGCAGACGATCCGCCAAAGCGCTCTCCATGGCCCGAACTGGCGGGGTCCCAGCCAAAACCGCGTGGGCGGTGCGGGCGAAGAACTCGGCCGCATCCACAACCTTTCCGTTGTTGTGGGTCATGGCCGTCTGGCTTCGGCAGGCCTTCACCATGGCTTCCACGTCGACTCTGTAAGCATACACGAGAGGTGCTATCCTGGCTGCTCCGGACAAATCATCCGAAACGGACCCGGCATCCTGGGGCTCCCACCCGGCCGCAAGCTGCGACAGGGTGGCGGAGGTGGCTTTGTCCACATACCCGGTGTAACCGCCCTGGAAAAGATTCAGCCAGCGCGCCGAAAAATCCGCTGAGTCGAATCCCCCCTTCTCAGCCAGTGATTCCAGGAGCACCAGGGTCTGATCCCCATAGTGTGTGAAATCCCCGGCAAGTTTCGTTGGATGGTAGGACCCAGGGCCAGCAGCCTTGAGGGCGTCCAGACGCCCGTGAAGGGTGGCGATGGTTTTCTGGTCGTATATCCAGTGAACGCCAAGAGCCAAGCTGTCGCCAAGAAACGACCCAAGGACCATGGATTTCGATCTGTCAGTCATGATGAGCCTCCTCCGGTGTACTGTAGTTTCTGTAACCCCCGGAGTGTTGCTGGGCAAGGCTGATGAGGGGAGCAAACGAGCGGTCTAACTATCCATCTGGCTTGGCTAACGCTTTGGCTAGCCAGGGTGCGAGGTCGTGCATTTCCAGCGGCTTGGATAGAACCCCCTCCATCCCCGCATCCAGGCAGCTCTTATGGTCGTGATCGCCTGAGTACCCCGTGAGGGCCAGTATGATGGCCCCTGCCTGGTGCTCCCCGGCAACGCCGCCGCGTATGCGTTTGGCCGTCTCGAGTCCTGACAGGCCCGGCATGTCGAGGTCCAGCAGGATGAGGTCGAAATAGCCTGACCTGAGTACCTCCAAAGCGTAAAGGCCATCATCCACGACAACGTTCTCGAACCCGGCCCGCTCAAGGAGCATTGCGTCCAGGCGCCTGTTTACGGGGTCATCATCCGCCACGAGGATACGGAGAGCTTTGCGAGGTATGGTTGAAGCGGACCTTTCGGGTATTTTGCCCATGGGAGACGTCGCAGTGGTTGGAAACAGGTGAAGCACCAACCCAGGGGGCGCCCGGGAAGGTACGAAAAGGCGGAACGGGCTCGGGCCCGCTCCGCCCGGGTGTTATTGAGGTACGTCAGCCTTGGTTTTACGGGTTTTCGCCTTTTCGCGGGCTTTTTCCCGGGCCGCTGTAAAATCGTCCTTCGTCAGGTATCCTTTATTATCCTTGTCCAACTTGGCGAAACGGGCTTCCGCCCGTTTCTGGGAGGCGGCAAGGAATTCTTCCTTGGTCACCTTTCCGTCTCCATTGGCATCGAGCACTTTAAAGCCCCTTTCGCCCCTGGGGGCTGATGCGGCGTCGTCCTGGGCCTGGGCAGCCACGGAAATGCCAATGATCAGAGCCAAGGCGGTCAAGAAACACACGGCACGTTTCATGCGAAACTCCTTGGAAAAATTTGCGCGACTATAGAAGTCCACCAGCATATTGTCCAGACGAACCGATGATCTCAAGGCCCAACCCGCGCAGATTCTGGCGCCAAGTCAAAGTGCTTAAAGACGACGGAAGCACGGCCAGCTCCGGGCCCGACTCTTCCCGAACTCTACGGCAGGCCTCGGCCACACCACTGGCCACGGCCTGGGGCTCAAGCTCGTGGATGGAGACGATGCCAGGATGAGACTGGGACAAATCCTTTGAGGCGTACCGGTTGGTCACTGTCTTCAAACCGAACAGGGCCATCTCCAGAGGGGGATAGGACGGGTGCGGAGAGGCCATGAGAGACAGGCCCACGTGGCTTTGTTCAAGAAGGGCGGCATAGCTCGTAAGCGGCAGCTTCCCAAGACTTTTCAGCACCGCCCCGGGGGTTAGCATAATGTCCTGATGCGGCTGGCCGACGGAAAAAAACGCGTAGCGGTTTCTTTCACTCTCAGGGATTGCCCCGATGAACAAAGCCAGCCCCTGCACGGTGGTCTGGAACCTGTTCCGGGGGGACAAGGGCCGGCCGTACACCAGAACGACCAGCGGAGCCGGCTCAGGTTTGGCGAGCCTCCACCGCCTCTCATCCAGAAAAGCTCGAAGATCAGGGTTGAGTGATGGCGCAAAGGCGTGGGTTCTGGCGAATCTGTAGCCGGAGCGGCTGAAATGCCTGGCCAGTTCAAGGGAATTGATCACCGCGGTGCAGCGTTCCCCGTGGCCATAGCTTGCCTGAGCGCGAAGGCGTTTTTCCCCCTCAGGCAGAAAATCCGGCTCGAAGTCCTGAATGAGATAGTAAAAATCCGGAGCGCGAAGGCCAATGCTCTCCATGGCCTCGTCATACGCCCGCCAGGTTCCCACAGTACTCCAATGGGTGCACAGGAAAATTTCGCGTCCATGGCAGACCAGCTCGCCTCCGGCCAGGCTGACCACCTCGTACTGTCCGTCTTCTCCTGATTTGATCGGGGCAAACATCCGCCCGGATTCCGGAAGGGGCATCTGGGAGATCATCCGCACCGACGCGTAGCCATCAGCCAGCAACCTGGCCAATTCCACAGCGGTGGAAATGCCGCCGAACGCCCCGCGGGCGTCCACATGGGGCAGAACGACGTTCAGCCGGGCCGGAGCATCCGGCCGGGCCTCGAAAAGAATTCGCGGGGGCACGGAAAAATCCAGGTCGTGCTCAGAACTCTCACCCATTCAGACCTTCCTGGATGCTGTGGTTTCACAACCGGAGTTGCTGAGAAATTCCGTAGAGAAAATTTCTTCGTGCCCGCTTGCCTAAACCGCCTTTCAGGACAAGAGCGCCAGGGCGTCATGCTCAGCGAGTATCTTCACGCCAATCCCGATGAGCGTCACGCCCCCAAGGACTTCAGCGTATCGGCTCACGGCTGAAACATGCCCGGCCATGCAGCCTATTCTTACTCCCAGAGCGGTGATGACGAAGCAGACCAAGCCTATCACCAACGCCGGGAACCAAATTGGCTCGCCCAGCACAGAAAAGGAGAGTCCAACGGCCAAGGCGTCAATGCTGGTGGCCACGGACAAGAGAATGAGCTGGAACCCCTTGGTTGGATCTTTGGGATCACACGTCTCCCCCGCGTCTTCGCCTTTAATACCTTCGTAAACCATCTTGCCCCCCACCAGGGCAAGAAGCCCGAAAGCCGCCCAATGGTCGTAGCTTTCGATGTGGGAACGAACCGAAAGTCCAAGCAGCCAGCCCGCGACGGGCATCAGAGCCTGGAAGAGGCCGAAGGCTCCCGCCATGCGAAGGACTTGTCCTGCTTTGGCCTGACGAAGGCATATTCCGGTGGCCAGAGACACGGCAAAGGCGTCCATGGCCAGGGCCACCGCAATGGCCAAGAGAGTGACAAAGGGCATCGGCTGTCCTTAAGGGTGTCTCAGTTGCGCGAAGGCTGACCCTCGCCGGGGTTATTCATCAGAATCATCCGCCATTTTTTGCACACGCAAGGGTCTGGCTACCAAATTGAAAGGGGAAGCCGCAAGCTGCCTCTGGGAAAGACCTATTCGAAAGCGCCGCGCCCGCTACCGGAGAACCGATGGCGGGCGCGATTTGCATGGACCGGTTGCCCAAGACACGAGTCGGTCCTGGCGACAGGTTCGCTCTCTGGCCTAATCCCGGCAGGCGCCGTGCCAGGCAACCAGGCTGAAGGGGATATAATTGTTGTCAGGGTCCTCGGCGTAGCGGCAGCCGAGGGGCTGCCCCTCTTCCGTGTTGCGGATTGCGGCGGGTGATCCTTTGAAGAAGGTGCACTCGTTGTTGTTGCAGACCAGAATCTTGCCCCAGCCGGTTTCGGGGGGCCCAAGCCAATCCGTCAATTCGACGCCGCAGTGCGGACAGCAGCGGGTACTGGACATGATATACTCCTCTTTCGCAGCGATAATGCTAGGCGTTTTCCGCCACGCCCAGTGAACTAGGCATAAAACAGCGGGTGTCAAGGCCGGCCGCCCCTTGCACAGGGACGGCCGGAGCATGGAATGCTATGGGATGATGGGGTTTAAGTTGTCGCGCACCCAGTAGAGAAGGGTGTATTTGGTGGAGAGCTGGGCCACCATGTCGTTCAAAACGGCCTTGTCCGGATCCTGGATGCGGATGTAGACTGCGCGGTGGCCTTCGTCGGCATGGGTGAAGGAGGTGAGCACGCTGATAACGCGGGCGTTGAAGTCCTTCATGTCGTCCAACACGGACTTGAGAGAGCCAGGCGAATTAGGCAGGCTAAAGGCCAGCTGCACCCCGCCCTCGGTGATGCCGGTGATGTTCACCAGCACCTTGAACACGTCGGAGTCCGTTATGATGCCCACCACTTTCAGGTTTTCGTCCACCACGGGCAGCCCCCCGAAGTGGTTGTTCATCATGAGCACGGCCGCCTTCTCCACCGTTTCCGACGGTTTCACGGCCAGCGGGGCCTTGGTCATGATGTCTTTGACCTTGATTTCGGAGAGCAGGTAGTAAAGCTCGTGCATGTCGAGTGAAGTGGCCTTGGACGGGGAAGCTTCCTTGAGGTCGCGGTCGGAGACGATGCCCAAGAGGCGGTTGGAATCGTCCACCACCGGAATCCTGCTGATCTTGTGTTCGCGCATGAGCTTGGAGGCCTTCATCATGGAGGTATCCGGGCCCACGGTGATCACTTCCTTGGTCATCCAGTCGCGAATAAGCATAAGTTCCTCTCTTTGTTGGCGGCCAACCAGCCGTTTGGCATCATTACAGAAAGACGGGCCCAAGGGCAACGCCAGACTGCGTCCCGGGCCTTGATAGCCACGGCCCGTCGCGCTACAGCAAGGCAAAGACTTGAACCAGGACGATCCATGCCCAAACCCCTTTCTCTTGCCTTGAACAAATTAAGAGCCGTCTGCCCTCCCATGTCCGTGCCTTTTGAGGACAGCCGCGAAATCCCCGTCGGGGACGCCTCGACCACCGCATTCCAGCCCAGGGCGCTCTCTGCCCTGGAACTTGGCATTTCACTCACCGGCCGTGAATACAACATCTACCTGGCAGGCGACCCTTACCTTGGCCGGACCTATTTTTTAAAAAGCTTCCTCACCCCTGTGGCCGCCAAGGCGCAGACCCCGCCGGATATCCTCTACGTCTACAACTTCGAAGACCAGGACCGCCCGCGCGCCCTGCTTCTGCCCGCAGGCCAGGGACGCAGGCTCAAGGCCGACCTGACCAAGGCCGTGGCCGCCATACGCGATGAGATCCCTTCCCGGTTCGAACAGGAAGCGCACCTCTCCAAGCGCCAGGGCCTGGCCAGGTCCTTCCAGTCCGCCCGCGAGGACCTTTTCTCCGAAATGGAGGAGCGCGCCCAAGACCAGGGGTTCAACCTGGAAGTGGACGAGCAAGGGGGGCTGACCCTCTATCCCCTGATTGAAGGCAAGGTGGTCAGCGACGAGGAATACGAACGCATGGATCCCGAGACCCGCAAAAGCCTCAAGGCTCAGGGCGACGAGATCATGAACGACATGGGCGGATATCTGCGCAAGCTCTCCTCGGAAGACCGGAGCTATCGCGACAGGGAGAAAAAGCTCGACCAGGAAACAGCGGCAGAGGTGGCTGACTTTCACCTCTCGGAACTTCTGCGGGAATTTGAAACCCATCCAGAGACCTGCGACTTCATCCGCGCCGTGCGCCAGGACATCATTGAGAACTACGAAGGTTTTCTGGTCAAAGAGCCCCCCCAAACCCAGCAACACGGTCAACCCGACCAGAGCGTGACGGCGGACAGCCTGGCCGACCGCTACGAGATAAACCTCCTGGTGGACAATTCCAAAAGCGCAGGCGCTCCGGTGATCATCGAGGACCACCCCAACCACCACAATCTTCTGGGCTGCGTCGAACGCGAATCTGACTTCGGAGCGCTCTACACCGACCACACCCTCATCAAGGCCGGAGCCATCCACAAGGCTCTGGGGGGGTTCCTCATTCTTCGCGTGGATGATCTGGCCCATGGCGCCCAAGCCTGGGAAGGCCTGCTCAGGGCGCTTCGCTCTGGACTCTGCCGCATAGAGGACCCCACCGAGGGCGAGCAGGTGCGCACCCGCACCATCGAACCCCAGCCCCTTCCGCTTACGGCCAAGGTCATCCTGGTGGGCACCGACGAGGCCTACGAGATGCTCCTCTACGGCGACGAACGCTTTCAGAAGCTTTTCAAGCTCAAAGCCCATCTGCAGGACCACATCCCCCGCACTCCGGAGAACGAGGCGCGGCTCCTGACGCTTTTGGGGCGCATAATCTCCGAGGCCCAGCTCATGCCGTTCACCCGGGAAGCCCTGGCCGGACTCATCGAGCAGGCCTCGGCCCTGTGCGACGACCAGCAACGCCTGACCCTTCGCCTGCCGCTCCTGCGCGAAATCATGTGCGAGGCCTCGGCCCTGGCTGGAATCCGGGGCAAGTCCATGGTTGACGGCGACGTGTTGCGCCAGGCCAGGGACGCCAGGCTTTTCAGGGCCAACCTGCTGGAGGAGGAGTTCATCGCCGAATACGACCGGCAGATGATCAAGGTTTCCACCTCGGGCTCGGCCACGGGCAGAGCCAACGGCCTTTCCGTACGAATGTACGGGGACTTCGCCTTCGGCCTGCCCCACCAGATCGCCTGCACCGTGGGCGTGGGGCACGGGGGCATTCTGGACCTGGAACGCGAAGCCGAACTGGGCGGGCCCATCCACACCAAGGGCATGATGATTTTAAAAAGCTACCTGGTGAGCCAGTTTGCCCAGGATAAGCCCGTGGTCCTCACCGGCAGTCTCTGCTTCGAGCAGAGCTACGCCGAGGTGGAAGGCGACTCAGCATCCGGAGCTGAACTCGCCGCCCTTTTGTCAGCCCTTTCCGGGGCGCCCATCGACCTCTCCTACGCCTTCACAGGTGCCGTGAGCTCCTCCGGCGCCATCCTGGCTGTGGGCGGTGTGAACCAGAAAATCGAAGGCTTTTTCGAAGTATGCCGGCGCCGTGGCCTGACTGGGCGCCAGGGTGTGCTTATCCCCAAGGACAATGTGGTGAATCTGATGCTGAAGGAAGAGGTGGTGAAGGCCGTCGAGGACGGCATGTTCCACATCTATCCATTGGAAAGCATCCAGGAGGCCATAGAAATACTCACCGGCCTTCCTGCCGGGCAGCGTGACCCGGATGGGAAGTTCCCTGAGGGGACGCTCTTTAGGCTGGTGGACGACCGGTTGGCGGCCTTCGCCTCCCTGGCCGCAAAATGGGGCGGACCCCACCGCATCAACTGCGAACCCTGAGGCCATAATGTCCAAAGCCTGGATCACCGAAAAGCTCCCGGAATTCGCTCGCGACATGATGCGCGATTTCTGCCTTGCCGCAGACATTCTGGAGAGCCAGTTCACCATGTTCGACCAGACCAGCCAGCTCTCCTTCGAGACGCTCCACGACCTTTTGGGCGAGGAGATGAACAAGGGTTTGCTCTGGAGATTGAAAGACACGGCCCACCACCTGTTTCGCAACGACGGCAAGCAGGGCCTGTCCGGACAGATTCTGGACTGGTGCCTCGGGTATGTGTTCCACGAGACCATGAAACTCAAGGAAGACGCCTACCAGCAGCAGAACTACGGCCCGTGGTTCAAGGGGCTCATGGACCGCGAACTGCCCGAGCCCGAAAGCATGGTCTCGCGCGAGCTCTTCCAGGTGGTGCTGCAGACCAACGAGTCCATCCGCCGGGAAATCGCCCGGGTGCGCTTCTTTTTCGAGAAATGCCGCAAGCTCTCCATGGTCTACCTTTCGGATCAAGGAGAAAACTCGCTTCTTGGCCGTTTCCTTTTCGAGCAGAACCAGCTGGTGCGCAAGATTTTCGGCCAGGACTACGACTCTCTCATCTCTGCCATATACGGAGACGCTCCGGAACTCATGTACGTGATGGCTTCCCAGAGCCTGCGGCAAGGCGGCTGGATGACCCATGCGGCCGAAGCGGCAAAAAGGGCCTGCGAGCTTGGGCCAGCCAACCCGCGTGTGTTGCGGGAAAAACAAATCGTTGATACCTGGACCGA is a genomic window of Desulfovibrio sp. containing:
- a CDS encoding sirohydrochlorin cobaltochelatase, with the translated sequence MKRLALSILLLLFALQSVALAQEPAKSKQQWAVVLAVFGSTKPEGMAGVDKVKSRVEASLPGIPVRVGLTSRHAIMSLKAPGVLTAMAQLGDEGYRNILIQPLHVSAGAEYEDLRALSAALNSLVKTGGNKPPFAMIVLGDTALGRSRSGDAVSVAETAGALSGDVLEAKSNGAALVYASHGNPKWQAQEVKTFQETMSRTYPGVVILAGTLESKPGIADVQAGLKKRGAKKVLLLPLLFGAGVHASEDLCGPEKDSWKSVLEKSGYSVDCRLRGLGEVDAFADMLAERARAAMEKAR
- a CDS encoding aminotransferase class IV, producing MIAWLDGHLVEDAAPLHLVGPAFRCGMGVFETVLHHVHQLPRFERHVERLVSSLDALGIPHDIPGGSQLRRVVLDVALANGLAGETARVNLFGFQDLPGAKASLCVTVMAHAIDLDGVRKLSVYPNVHESYLCGHKTMANLHQRLAWEHAQREGMDDAVLLGKGGLVLEAASAALLFSDEHGFYVSRTPFRLPSLTLEAARGLLPIDEVEVNLGSIQEFKHVYWLNSLGGIQPVIQIDAVRYEPDWKTCRPLLRHLLGLDE
- a CDS encoding anthranilate synthase component I family protein: MTPYRCSCPVDGLSWLSVLAPQKPDVFLTPPMPGSSVSGMVGLWPVSEWRCGQDGGREGLKEYCFSTPGPALGFLSYHAGFSGLGLSLPEPDFPAGVFRKYGVVLSPGSGARTVHIFAQNATLALHAERLLRGKRCFHAEIPELVSPVRASLDREAFEQRVRSAVEHILAGNVYQLNLSIRFETERPAGLESMSLFTQLMEVHPATFYALYYDSPFTILSTSPERFIKVCQGRVLSQPIKGTRLARTPLLAEVRALRASNKEDAELSMIVDLIRNDVSPHCEYGSVGVEGHKSVFEVDGLLQMYSNVTGRLRPGSTALDLLWDALPPGSVTGCPKKRAVEIIAGLEPHHREAYCGCLVAVHGPGDLDSSVAIRTAVVDENRSIFSFHAGSGIVVDSDPYTEYEETLAKAAKFLALGRRKRQ
- a CDS encoding aminodeoxychorismate/anthranilate synthase component II, encoding MRILMVDNKDSFTRNLEHLIVAASGSVPVIVPYATFFPEMVHGYDVTVLSPGPGHPDDYPGYKGLFGPGRPVLGICLGLQIINVHFGGAVDRLQGCIHGRISRFTLFGKEIEAARYHSLYLSQVAADLDVLAEFQGIPMAAKHKRLPVLGLQFHPESFLTPQGEGIIRDALQMLLSG
- a CDS encoding permease, whose translation is MPGVSGSSWRKRNVPTPENIDLFAQLCVAILLEASPFLLLGALASGFFEVFVPRESLERLMPKSPLAGVLAGVFLGMVMPCCECGIVPLIRRLLAKGVPPATAMTFMLAGPVINPVVLASTFVAFQGDHKIVVLRCALVGLVAIVIGYTLRNRRPEDMLLARSGSDHCACGCTGEPDLFGSLSDAVPLAQANTPSLTKRFDHALRHAQADFLDMFKILVFGAIIAAAFKTLAPAGLITLLEKDLLLAVTGMMALAVTLSLCSQADAFVAASFTGFPMAASLAFLSLGPILDFKLVLMWQSAFKKDVVRLLIVVPAAMVFAACLLLGSYGRIGS
- a CDS encoding DUF1980 domain-containing protein, whose amino-acid sequence is MNTRRTLPGLVEASCLLGLACFLAYLIIGGNYWMYLNPKFKSLSWAAAAVLAALGVYSLLRPPIGATWFRAAIYVFVLALCGMSEVGLKRWASASGIDSAAALQEAPQLPSRVTQGGVEYVRINLGELYDIAANAKPDKLGLNYAVRGFVRRSPEMDAKGEFVLYRVALYCCYADSTAVGFRVLTPQGIPLPENGTWLVAYAGLASVKETKETPQASMEGSAFSSVQPDYRLDARRLEPEKAPGMGMMYEWRSEEPYAY